A single region of the Xenopus laevis strain J_2021 chromosome 4L, Xenopus_laevis_v10.1, whole genome shotgun sequence genome encodes:
- the tmem115.L gene encoding uncharacterized protein LOC100158312, with amino-acid sequence MLRSIHVGRLVSVLSGSSVLVKCLWGAVLLLYLLSFWINTMTTALAVTPGLLLPTNLRIWTLATHGLLELNFCHVLCNLLLTLAAGRCLEPLWGAPELLLFYGVVSVAVGILGSLVFLMAYAAAPHSYYLFATHIHGFSAFAGAVLVAHKQIAGDGQIESKWWMQALPQLVLLLVMVTSLAGLIPSQMFVGYSVGMLSGWVYLRFYQRHSRGRGDMSDHFSFASFFPGPVQPAAALLGKVTHAALVKLHLCSQAVRRYDVGAPSSITISLPGTDPQDAERRRQLALKALNERLKKVEDQVSWPNMEEEEEEEDGNEIDSSFHSGDTPGDEPSIAQSYEAAPKV; translated from the exons ATGTTGCGCTCTATTCATGTCGGCCGGCTGGTGTCTGTGCTCTCTGGAAGCAGCGTGCTGGTCAAGTGCCTGTGGGGGGCTGTGCTGCTCCTCTACTTGCTCTCATTTTGGATCAACACAATGACCACCGCCTTGGCTGTCACCCCAGGACTACTTTTACCCACCAACCTTAGGATCTGGACCCTTGCTACTCATGGACTGTTGGAACTTAACTTTTGTCATGTACTTTGCAATCTTCTACTAACACTGGCAGCGGGCCGCTGTTTGGAACCTCTGTGGGGTGCTCCCGAACTGCTTCTCTTCTATGGAGTGGTCAGCGTTGCCGTTGGAATCCTGGGTTCTCTCGTGTTTTTGATGGCTTATGCCGCAGCACCTCATTCCTATTACTTGTTTGCTACCCACATTCATGGCTTCTCGGCCTTTGCAGGAGCCGTGTTGGTAGCGCACAAGCAGATCGCTGGAGATGGGCAAATCGAGTCCAAATGGTGGATGCAGGCGCTGCCTCAGCTAGTTTTACTGCTGGTTATGGTCACGAGTTTGGCTGGGCTGATCCCAAGTCAAATGTTTGTGGGGTACAGTGTAGGCATGCTCTCAGGCTGGGTGTATCTACGATTTTACCAGCGGCACAGCCGGGGCCGAGGAGATATGTCTGACCACTTTTCCTTTGCCAGCTTCTTCCCTGGTCCAGTACAGCCCGCAGCTGCCTTATTGGGGAAAGTGACACATGCAGCCTTGGTTAAATTGCATCTATGTTCACAGGCAGTGAGGAGGTATGATGTGGGGGCTCCTTCATCTATCACCATCAGCTTGCCTGGCACTGATCCACAGGATGCAGAGAGAAGGAG GCAGCTAGCTCTGAAGGCTCTGAATGAACGCTTAAAGAAAGTAGAAGACCAGGTGTCATGGCCAAAcatggaagaagaagaggaggaagaggatggCAATGAAATAGACAGCTCATTCCATAGTGGAGACACTCCAGGAGATGAACCAAGTATAGCACAATCATATGAGGCAGCACCCAAAGTGTAA
- the cyb561d2.L gene encoding cytochrome b561 domain-containing protein 2 produces MSQNTDGDTHMFQALRALSGVVAHLTALSLTVFVTYISQPGATLFSWHPFLMTLAFSFLMTEAILVFSPDSSLFRSFSRRARVQVHWVLQSLCVVCSLLGLGIIYSNKVLLGKPHFATWHGLLGVLTVLWALLQSIGGVSLIYPKLVQRWNLATRKLYHATAGLIGYLLGCGSLLLGMCSLWFGASVTGVSWYVCVLCPVLTGLVIMNQVSNAYLYRKRSQS; encoded by the exons ATGTCTCAGAATACCGACGGTGACACCCACATGTTCCAAGCTCTACGGGCGCTGTCTGGAGTCGTCGCTCATCTCACCGCTCTGTCGCTAACTGTGTTTGTGACGTACATATCACAGCCCGGAGCAA CTCTGTTCTCATGGCATCCATTCCTCATGACGCTTGCA TTCTCTTTCTTGATGACAGAGGCAATTTTGGTGTTCTCTCCAGACTCCTCCTTATTCCGCTCCTTTTCTCGGAGAGCACGGGTACAAGTACACTGGGTCCTGCAGTCGTTGTGTGTGGTCTGCTCATTGTTGGGTCTCGGAATAATCTACTCCAACAAGGTTCTACTGGGGAAACCACACTTTGCCACATGGCATGGACTTCTTGGGGTTCTGACTGTGCTGTGGGCTCTGCTGCAGAGCATTGGAGGGGTCTCTTTAATTTATCCCAAACTGGTACAGCGTTGGAATCTGGCCACTCGCAAGCTTTATCATGCAACAGCCGGGCTAATCGGCTACTTGTTGGGTTGTGGTAGCCTTCTGCTGGGAATGTGTTCCCTTTGGTTTGGTGCTTCAGTCACAGGTGTGTCCTGGTATGTTTGTGTTCTGTGTCCAGTCCTTACAGGCCTTGTCATCATGAACCAAGTGAGCAATGCATATCTGTATCGCAAGAGGAGCCAGTCCTGA